A window of the Gossypium hirsutum isolate 1008001.06 chromosome A03, Gossypium_hirsutum_v2.1, whole genome shotgun sequence genome harbors these coding sequences:
- the LOC107886357 gene encoding protein WVD2-like 7 isoform X2 gives MAGEFQEPFNISFLTESLHSGSISFGRFENEPLAWERRSSFSHNRYLEEVEKFSKPGSVIEKKAYFEAHFRKKALLLQGSSEGQTGGEDQTCENDAVENEGYREYQLVENHAAENKHSEEGSDSLSKDSHCDHFGENGLDNADYREDFCCGNGNEGNQSGDANEGSLCAHFDNGLEDSKYHTEGALIECGLEYPGGLYTYETHVLVPRDVKPEESPESEIGCDTPLFSNDKPDKKVEENHDDNAVSIDESFKSKNPSPCSGTTGEVDPPKLEIRQNHSPKLKPAIVKATKPRLKSPSPDHSRKNISSDPSKVAARILERKEKEINRRTKAENLPLRTATPTRRLMHRSPNKEDSERDNAKLNTEHRSEKGAMAKRVIEARPSLSKKIEPVAHQTPNRLKQTISSTKADVKLSAGAFQFKSDERAFSMKVEEKMHSKEVEMNQIQARKQEKTEAEIKQLRKSLNFKAKPMPSFYHVATAPRSNGNKAASSTIKPAKVLPKAASPGVGATVRSPPLSKQANKEVFSTGGPVEIERERAQ, from the exons ATGGCGGGAGAGTTTCAAGAGCCTTTCAACATTAGTTTTCTG ACAGAATCTTTGCATTCTGGTTCTATATCATTTGGCAGATTTGAAAATGAACCCTTAGCTTGGGAAAGGAGATCCTCTTTCTCACACAATAGATATCTTGAAGAGGTTGAGAAATTCTCGAAACCAGGTTCAGTTATAGAGAAGAAAGCTTACTTTGAAGCTCACTTCAGGAAGAAGGCACTTCTTCTCCAAGGTTCATCTGAGGGCCAAACTGGAGGTGAAGATCAAACCTGTGAGAATGATGCCGTGGAGAATGAGGGTTACAGAGAATACCAATTGGTTGAAAATCATGCTGCTGAGAACAAGCATTCTGAAGAAGGATCTGATAGTTTAAGTAAAGATAGCCATTGCGATCATTTTGGTGAGAATGGCTTGGATAATGCAGATTATAGGGAAGATTTTTGTtgtggaaatggaaatgaagggAACCAGTCTGGTGATGCAAATGAAGGTAGCCTTTGTGCTCACTTTGACAATGGTCTTGAAGATTCAAAATATCATACTGAGGGTGCATTGATTGAATGTGGACTAGAATATCCTGGAGGTTTATATACTTATGAAACTCATGTTTTAGTCCCTAGAGATGTTAAACCTGAGGAGTCTCCTGAAAGTGAAATTGGATGCGATACACCACTTTTTAGCAACGATAAGCCAGATAAAAAAGTAGAGGAAAACCATGATGACAATGCAGTTAGTATTGATGAATCATTTAAGTCCAAGAATCCATCTCCCTGTAGTGGAACCACTGGAGAAGTTGATCCTCCTAAGTTAGAGATTCGGCAAAATCATTCTCCTAAG TTGAAGCCTGCTATTGTAAAAGCAACTAAACCGAGGTTGAAGTCTCCAAGTCCTGATCATTCCCGGAAAAATATTTCTTCTGATCCTTCAAAAGTAGCTGCAAGGATTctagaaagaaaggaaaaagagatCAATAGGAGAACAAAAGCAGAAAATTTACCATTGCGAACTGCCACTCCAACTAGACGTCTAATGCACAGATCTCCAAACAAAGAG GATTCTGAAAGAGATAATGCAAAATTAAACACTGAGCATAGAAG CGAAAAAGGAGCAATGGCGAAGAGAGTAATTGAAGCTCGTCCTTCTTTATCTAAGAAGATTGAACCTGTTGCTCACCAGACACCAAATAG GCTTAAGCAGACTATCAGTTCAACTAAGGCAGATGTAAAGTTAAGTGCTGGAGCATTTCAATTCAAAAGTGATGAACGAGCT TTCTCCATGAAAGTAGAAGAGAAAATGCATTCCAAAGAGGTTGAGATGAATCAGATTCAAGCAAGAAAGCAA GAGAAGACAGAGGCAGAAATTAAACAATTGCGGAAAAGCCTTAATTTCAAAGCAAAACCCATGCCTTCTTTCTATCATGTTGCTACAGCACCAAGGTCCAATGGAAACAAG GCTGCATCATCTACCATAAAACCAGCTAAAGTACTACCAAAAGCAGCAAGTCCAGGAGTAGGAGCTACCGTAAGATCACCACCACTCTCCAAGCAAGCTAATAAAGAGGTCTTTTCTACTGGTGGGcctgtag AAATAGAGAGGGAAAGAGCGCAGTAA
- the LOC107886357 gene encoding protein WVD2-like 7 isoform X1, which produces MAGEFQEPFNISFLTESLHSGSISFGRFENEPLAWERRSSFSHNRYLEEVEKFSKPGSVIEKKAYFEAHFRKKALLLQGSSEGQTGGEDQTCENDAVENEGYREYQLVENHAAENKHSEEGSDSLSKDSHCDHFGENGLDNADYREDFCCGNGNEGNQSGDANEGSLCAHFDNGLEDSKYHTEGALIECGLEYPGGLYTYETHVLVPRDVKPEESPESEIGCDTPLFSNDKPDKKVEENHDDNAVSIDESFKSKNPSPCSGTTGEVDPPKLEIRQNHSPKLKPAIVKATKPRLKSPSPDHSRKNISSDPSKVAARILERKEKEINRRTKAENLPLRTATPTRRLMHRSPNKEDSERDNAKLNTEHRSEKGAMAKRVIEARPSLSKKIEPVAHQTPNRLKQTISSTKADVKLSAGAFQFKSDERAFSMKVEEKMHSKEVEMNQIQARKQEKTEAEIKQLRKSLNFKAKPMPSFYHVATAPRSNGNKAASSTIKPAKVLPKAASPGVGATVRSPPLSKQANKEVFSTGGPVGELNFCRVESSSQSGIISSTPPTGSTGFSASLTQNIVLLKK; this is translated from the exons ATGGCGGGAGAGTTTCAAGAGCCTTTCAACATTAGTTTTCTG ACAGAATCTTTGCATTCTGGTTCTATATCATTTGGCAGATTTGAAAATGAACCCTTAGCTTGGGAAAGGAGATCCTCTTTCTCACACAATAGATATCTTGAAGAGGTTGAGAAATTCTCGAAACCAGGTTCAGTTATAGAGAAGAAAGCTTACTTTGAAGCTCACTTCAGGAAGAAGGCACTTCTTCTCCAAGGTTCATCTGAGGGCCAAACTGGAGGTGAAGATCAAACCTGTGAGAATGATGCCGTGGAGAATGAGGGTTACAGAGAATACCAATTGGTTGAAAATCATGCTGCTGAGAACAAGCATTCTGAAGAAGGATCTGATAGTTTAAGTAAAGATAGCCATTGCGATCATTTTGGTGAGAATGGCTTGGATAATGCAGATTATAGGGAAGATTTTTGTtgtggaaatggaaatgaagggAACCAGTCTGGTGATGCAAATGAAGGTAGCCTTTGTGCTCACTTTGACAATGGTCTTGAAGATTCAAAATATCATACTGAGGGTGCATTGATTGAATGTGGACTAGAATATCCTGGAGGTTTATATACTTATGAAACTCATGTTTTAGTCCCTAGAGATGTTAAACCTGAGGAGTCTCCTGAAAGTGAAATTGGATGCGATACACCACTTTTTAGCAACGATAAGCCAGATAAAAAAGTAGAGGAAAACCATGATGACAATGCAGTTAGTATTGATGAATCATTTAAGTCCAAGAATCCATCTCCCTGTAGTGGAACCACTGGAGAAGTTGATCCTCCTAAGTTAGAGATTCGGCAAAATCATTCTCCTAAG TTGAAGCCTGCTATTGTAAAAGCAACTAAACCGAGGTTGAAGTCTCCAAGTCCTGATCATTCCCGGAAAAATATTTCTTCTGATCCTTCAAAAGTAGCTGCAAGGATTctagaaagaaaggaaaaagagatCAATAGGAGAACAAAAGCAGAAAATTTACCATTGCGAACTGCCACTCCAACTAGACGTCTAATGCACAGATCTCCAAACAAAGAG GATTCTGAAAGAGATAATGCAAAATTAAACACTGAGCATAGAAG CGAAAAAGGAGCAATGGCGAAGAGAGTAATTGAAGCTCGTCCTTCTTTATCTAAGAAGATTGAACCTGTTGCTCACCAGACACCAAATAG GCTTAAGCAGACTATCAGTTCAACTAAGGCAGATGTAAAGTTAAGTGCTGGAGCATTTCAATTCAAAAGTGATGAACGAGCT TTCTCCATGAAAGTAGAAGAGAAAATGCATTCCAAAGAGGTTGAGATGAATCAGATTCAAGCAAGAAAGCAA GAGAAGACAGAGGCAGAAATTAAACAATTGCGGAAAAGCCTTAATTTCAAAGCAAAACCCATGCCTTCTTTCTATCATGTTGCTACAGCACCAAGGTCCAATGGAAACAAG GCTGCATCATCTACCATAAAACCAGCTAAAGTACTACCAAAAGCAGCAAGTCCAGGAGTAGGAGCTACCGTAAGATCACCACCACTCTCCAAGCAAGCTAATAAAGAGGTCTTTTCTACTGGTGGGcctgtaggtgagttgaatttttGTAGAGTTGAGTCATCATCTCAGTCTGGCATCATATCCTCCACTCCACCAACTGGTAGTACCGGCTTCTCTGCATCTCTAACACAAAACATCGTCCTTTTGAAGAAATAG
- the LOC107886357 gene encoding protein WVD2-like 7 isoform X3, giving the protein MAGEFQEPFNISFLTESLHSGSISFGRFENEPLAWERRSSFSHNRYLEEVEKFSKPGSVIEKKAYFEAHFRKKALLLQGSSEGQTGGEDQTCENDAVENEGYREYQLVENHAAENKHSEEGSDSLSKDSHCDHFGENGLDNADYREDFCCGNGNEGNQSGDANEGSLCAHFDNGLEDSKYHTEGALIECGLEYPGGLYTYETHVLVPRDVKPEESPESEIGCDTPLFSNDKPDKKVEENHDDNAVSIDESFKSKNPSPCSGTTGEVDPPKLEIRQNHSPKLKPAIVKATKPRLKSPSPDHSRKNISSDPSKVAARILERKEKEINRRTKAENLPLRTATPTRRLMHRSPNKEDSERDNAKLNTEHRSEKGAMAKRVIEARPSLSKKIEPVAHQTPNRLKQTISSTKADVKLSAGAFQFKSDERAFSMKVEEKMHSKEVEMNQIQARKQEKTEAEIKQLRKSLNFKAKPMPSFYHVATAPRSNGNKKFFLLVSSCWF; this is encoded by the exons ATGGCGGGAGAGTTTCAAGAGCCTTTCAACATTAGTTTTCTG ACAGAATCTTTGCATTCTGGTTCTATATCATTTGGCAGATTTGAAAATGAACCCTTAGCTTGGGAAAGGAGATCCTCTTTCTCACACAATAGATATCTTGAAGAGGTTGAGAAATTCTCGAAACCAGGTTCAGTTATAGAGAAGAAAGCTTACTTTGAAGCTCACTTCAGGAAGAAGGCACTTCTTCTCCAAGGTTCATCTGAGGGCCAAACTGGAGGTGAAGATCAAACCTGTGAGAATGATGCCGTGGAGAATGAGGGTTACAGAGAATACCAATTGGTTGAAAATCATGCTGCTGAGAACAAGCATTCTGAAGAAGGATCTGATAGTTTAAGTAAAGATAGCCATTGCGATCATTTTGGTGAGAATGGCTTGGATAATGCAGATTATAGGGAAGATTTTTGTtgtggaaatggaaatgaagggAACCAGTCTGGTGATGCAAATGAAGGTAGCCTTTGTGCTCACTTTGACAATGGTCTTGAAGATTCAAAATATCATACTGAGGGTGCATTGATTGAATGTGGACTAGAATATCCTGGAGGTTTATATACTTATGAAACTCATGTTTTAGTCCCTAGAGATGTTAAACCTGAGGAGTCTCCTGAAAGTGAAATTGGATGCGATACACCACTTTTTAGCAACGATAAGCCAGATAAAAAAGTAGAGGAAAACCATGATGACAATGCAGTTAGTATTGATGAATCATTTAAGTCCAAGAATCCATCTCCCTGTAGTGGAACCACTGGAGAAGTTGATCCTCCTAAGTTAGAGATTCGGCAAAATCATTCTCCTAAG TTGAAGCCTGCTATTGTAAAAGCAACTAAACCGAGGTTGAAGTCTCCAAGTCCTGATCATTCCCGGAAAAATATTTCTTCTGATCCTTCAAAAGTAGCTGCAAGGATTctagaaagaaaggaaaaagagatCAATAGGAGAACAAAAGCAGAAAATTTACCATTGCGAACTGCCACTCCAACTAGACGTCTAATGCACAGATCTCCAAACAAAGAG GATTCTGAAAGAGATAATGCAAAATTAAACACTGAGCATAGAAG CGAAAAAGGAGCAATGGCGAAGAGAGTAATTGAAGCTCGTCCTTCTTTATCTAAGAAGATTGAACCTGTTGCTCACCAGACACCAAATAG GCTTAAGCAGACTATCAGTTCAACTAAGGCAGATGTAAAGTTAAGTGCTGGAGCATTTCAATTCAAAAGTGATGAACGAGCT TTCTCCATGAAAGTAGAAGAGAAAATGCATTCCAAAGAGGTTGAGATGAATCAGATTCAAGCAAGAAAGCAA GAGAAGACAGAGGCAGAAATTAAACAATTGCGGAAAAGCCTTAATTTCAAAGCAAAACCCATGCCTTCTTTCTATCATGTTGCTACAGCACCAAGGTCCAATGGAAACAAG aagttttttcttcttgtttcttCATGTTGGTTTTAG
- the LOC107887629 gene encoding leucine-rich repeat extensin-like protein 3: MAYGQVFDCLVSKCMGSPPAAPLVFEHLFIQTKQDNPCPYPCYPPPTGTGGGGGGTVTQTPPASYSPPSQTGVYPPPTGNLPYYYPPPPYGGGNSLYGQPPPDPILPYFPYYYRKPPHQTDDQSAAATVGPGRSILITTATTNLVVFIILVISSLGNF; the protein is encoded by the exons ATGGCTTATGGTCAAGTCTTTGATTGCCTAGTTTCAAAGTGCATGGGGTCCCCCCCGGCGGCCCCGCTTGTGTTTGAGCA ctTATTTATTCAAACCAAGCAAGATAACCCATGTCCGTATCCATGTTACCCACCACCAACAGGAAccggcggcggcggcggcggcaCAGTGACACAAACACCTCCAGCTAGTTACTCACCACCCTCCCAAACAGGAGTATATCCTCCACCTACAGGGAACTTACCATATTACTATCCACCACCACCTTATGGTGGAGGTAATTCTTTATATGGTCAGCCCCCTCCTGACCCTATCTTGCCTTATTTCCCATACTACTATAGAAAACCTCCACACCAAACAGATGATCAGTCAGCAGCAGCAACAGTTGGTCCTGGAAGGTCAATACTCATCACCACTGCTACCACAAAtcttgttgtatttattattctaGTTATTTCTAGTTTAGGGAATTTCTAG
- the LOC107886358 gene encoding myb-related transcription factor, partner of profilin, translated as MSIKTNHFHPLFLFLTICFLIATVAYPIDALESRKLDESTVPGDQGIKCTPSCVQSPPPPSPPPPCPPPPSPPALPPPPPKKSPSQYCPPPPSPPSFIYITGPPGNLYPIDQNFGAASRKFEMGLLALVSGLLVLLAF; from the coding sequence ATGTCAATCAAAACCAACCATTTCCATCCTCTATTTCTATTTCTGACCATATGCTTCCTAATCGCCACTGTTGCATACCCCATCGACGCTTTGGAATCAAGGAAGCTTGACGAGAGCACGGTACCAGGTGATCAAGGCATCAAGTGTACCCCATCATGCGTACAAAGTCCTCCACCACCGTCGCCGCCTCCACCATGCCCTCCACCACCATCACCGCCTGCTCTTCCGCCGCCACCACCAAAAAAGTCGCCATCCCAATACTGTCCACCACCACCTAGTCCGCCTTCCTTTATCTACATAACTGGTCCACCGGGGAACCTGTACCCTATTGACCAAAATTTCGGTGCTGCAAGCCGCAAATTTGAGATGGGGTTACTGGCTTTGGTCTCTGGATTATTGGTCCTTCTTGCTTTCTGA
- the LOC107886360 gene encoding chaperone protein DnaJ isoform X1 produces the protein MLGLTPSSVLSFQHSFLNIWLFFCWEKKVESVMMEGEPALPSYYNVLGVKVDASIQDIKRAYRKLAMLYKKFEEPQLMVCLFCECEEQQWHPDRWTRTPSLLSEAKHKFQQIQEAYSVLSDQRKRTLYDAGLYDPEDEEDEGFSDFMAEMISLMSQTRKEEKVCSLEELQKMLWDMAQGFESPSWFCGPIEEGGSSKRTKWDSSGMSDRPGGLGVTGFNMYETRSY, from the exons ATGCTTGGATTAACACCATCATCGGTTTTAAGTTTTCAGCACTCGTTCTTAAATATCTGGTTGTTTTTCTGTTGGGAAAAAAAAGTTGAGTCGGTGATGATGGAGGGTGAACCTGCTTTACCTTCTTATTATAATGTTCTGGGGGTCAAGGTTGATGCTTCTATTCAAGATATCAAGCGTGCTTATCGAAAGCTTGCAATG TTGTATAAGAAGTTTGAAGAACCTCAACTTATGGTTTGTTTGTTCTGTGAATGTGAGGAGCAGCAATGGCATCCAGATAGGTGGACGAGAACACCCTCTCTATTGAGTGAAGCTAAGCATAAATTCCAGCAAATTCAAGAAGCCTATTCGG TTTTATCAGACCAGAGGAAGAGAACTCTGTACGATGCTGGGTTATATGATCCTGAAGATGAAGAGGATGag GGTTTTTCTGATTTTATGGCGGAAATGATCTCTCTCATGTCTCAAACGAGGAAAGAG GAGAAAGTTTGCAGCCTGGAGGAGTTGCAGAAAATGCTATGGGATATGGCACAAGGATTTGAATCACCGTCATGGTTCTGTGGGCCGATTGAAGAGGGTGGGAGCTCAAAGAGGACAAAATGGGATTCAAGTGGAATGAGTGATAGACCCGGAGGTTTGGGTGTAACAGGGTTCAATATGTATGAAACCAGGAGTTATTGA
- the LOC107886360 gene encoding chaperone protein DnaJ isoform X2, with protein MLGLTPSSVLSFQHSFLNIWLFFCWEKKVESVMMEGEPALPSYYNVLGVKVDASIQDIKRAYRKLAMQWHPDRWTRTPSLLSEAKHKFQQIQEAYSVLSDQRKRTLYDAGLYDPEDEEDEGFSDFMAEMISLMSQTRKEEKVCSLEELQKMLWDMAQGFESPSWFCGPIEEGGSSKRTKWDSSGMSDRPGGLGVTGFNMYETRSY; from the exons ATGCTTGGATTAACACCATCATCGGTTTTAAGTTTTCAGCACTCGTTCTTAAATATCTGGTTGTTTTTCTGTTGGGAAAAAAAAGTTGAGTCGGTGATGATGGAGGGTGAACCTGCTTTACCTTCTTATTATAATGTTCTGGGGGTCAAGGTTGATGCTTCTATTCAAGATATCAAGCGTGCTTATCGAAAGCTTGCAATG CAATGGCATCCAGATAGGTGGACGAGAACACCCTCTCTATTGAGTGAAGCTAAGCATAAATTCCAGCAAATTCAAGAAGCCTATTCGG TTTTATCAGACCAGAGGAAGAGAACTCTGTACGATGCTGGGTTATATGATCCTGAAGATGAAGAGGATGag GGTTTTTCTGATTTTATGGCGGAAATGATCTCTCTCATGTCTCAAACGAGGAAAGAG GAGAAAGTTTGCAGCCTGGAGGAGTTGCAGAAAATGCTATGGGATATGGCACAAGGATTTGAATCACCGTCATGGTTCTGTGGGCCGATTGAAGAGGGTGGGAGCTCAAAGAGGACAAAATGGGATTCAAGTGGAATGAGTGATAGACCCGGAGGTTTGGGTGTAACAGGGTTCAATATGTATGAAACCAGGAGTTATTGA